One segment of Sesamum indicum cultivar Zhongzhi No. 13 linkage group LG4, S_indicum_v1.0, whole genome shotgun sequence DNA contains the following:
- the LOC105161107 gene encoding serine carboxypeptidase-like 27 — MGYQVQSILCAICILWLNSFVGIGYSLSNLDQERDRITYLPGQPQNVGFNQYSGYITVNQQSGRALFYWLTEAPAYRGPDSRPLVLWLNGGPGCSSVAYGAAEEIGPFRINSDGKTLYLNPYSWNKLANLLFLESPAGVGFSYSNTSSDLYTVGDQRTAEDAYAFLVGWFERFPQYKYRDFYIAGESYAGHYVPQLSQIIYQRNKGIQNPVINFKGFMVGNAVTDDYHDYIGTFEYWWTHGLISDSTYKILRRTCDLGSSTHPSSDCVKSLDLADKEMGNIDPYSIYTRPCNSASSLRRRLRGHYPWMSRAYDPCTERYSEIYFNLPEVQNALHANVTRISYPWQSCSDIVGNYWADTPLSVLPIYQELIAAGHRIWVFSGDTDAVVPVTATRYSIDALKLPTITKWYPWYDNGKVGGWSQVYKGLTLVTVTGAGHEVPLHRPRQAFILFRSFLENKPMPS, encoded by the exons ATGGGGTATCAAGTGCAGTCAATTTTATGTGCAATTTGCATCCTGTGGTTGAATTCTTTTGTGGGCATTGGTTACTCTTTGTCTAATTTAGATCAGGAAAGAGATAGGATTACATATTTGCCTGGACAGCCTCAAAATGTTGGATTCAATCAGTACTCAGGTTATATCACTGTGAATCAGCAGTCTGGGAGGGCATTGTTTTACTGGTTAACTGAGGCACCTGCATATAGAGGGCCTGATTCAAGGCCACTTGTTTTGTGGCTTAATGGTGGCCCTGGTTGCTCTTCCGTAGCTTATGGAGCGGCCGAAGAGATCGGCCCATTTCGGATTAATTCCGATGGGAAAACCCTTTACCTCAATCCTTATTCTTGGAACAAAT TGGCGAATTTGCTTTTCCTAGAGTCGCCGGCTGGTGTTGGTTTTTCGTATTCAAATACTTCATCGGATTTGTATACCGTAGGTGACCAGAGAACAG CTGAAGATGCGTATGCATTTCTTGTCGGCTGGTTCGAGAGGTTTCCTCAGTACAAATATAGAGATTTTTACATTGCTGGAGAAAGTTATGCAG GACATTATGTTCCTCAGCTATCTCAAATCATATACCAAAGAAACAAAGGAATTCAGAATCCAGTTATTAATTTCAAGGGATTCATG GTGGGGAATGCTGTCACTGATGATTACCATGATTATATCGGCACATTTGAGTATTGGTGGACTCACGGTTTAATTTCAGACTCAACTTACAAAATTCTGCGTAGAACATGTGACTTGGGGTCCTCTACTCATCCTTCAAGTGATTGCGTCAAATCTCTTGATCTCGCCGACAAGGAGATGGGGAACATTGATCCCTACAGCATTTATACTCGTCCCTGCAATAGCGCTTCTTCACTTAGACGTCGGTTAAGGGGTCACTAT CCATGGATGTCCAGGGCATATGACCCCTGCACTGAACGGTATTCTGAAATTTACTTCAATCTCCCTGAAGTTCAAAATGCATTACATGCCAACGTCACACGGATTTCCTACCCATGGCAATCTTGCAG CGATATAGTTGGTAACTACTGGGCAGATACTCCTCTATCTGTGCTTCCTATTTATCAAGAACTGATAGCTGCTGGACACAGGATTTGGGTATTTAG TGGAGATACTGATGCAGTTGTTCCCGTCACTGCAACTCGCTATTCAATCGATGCTTTGAAGCTTCCAACCATAACAAAGTGGTATCCTTGGTACGATAATGGAAAG GTTGGTGGATGGAGCCAAGTGTACAAAGGACTGACTCTGGTGACCGTTACTGGAGCTGGGCACGAGGTGCCTCTACATCGCCCACGACAAGCGTTTATTCTTTTCAGATCATTTTTGGAGAACAAGCCGATGCCCAGCTGA